A stretch of Brachyhypopomus gauderio isolate BG-103 chromosome 3, BGAUD_0.2, whole genome shotgun sequence DNA encodes these proteins:
- the LOC143509998 gene encoding uncharacterized protein LOC143509998, producing MLGHSFLHDGPCVTGLSPAIIHVLFNGDPEMATIVTEDCPDLHIRSIIEMLETEELTQEQQDTVSDLSMSWDLPAVTKTNRRWLQNKLLVHAVIGRTKRQIKQLRKGLKDVMVWPFLISRPDVVSLVFPRTGETLYTPQMLLDKINWPVEDSDDDDEFDVETTCRITGFLRLFIETASPRKLAELLKFWVGWEVLPCELKVELSRGSFPTSTTCFETLKLPVHFKSYTDFEAAFMASINSTHTGFGLV from the exons ATGTTGGGTCATTCCTTCTTGCATGATGGCCCATGTGTGACAGGATTAAGTCCAGCTATAATCCATGTGTTGTTCAATGGAGACCCAGAAATGGCAACAATTGTCACAGAAGACTGTCCCGATTTGCACATCAGGAGCATAATAGAAATG CTTGAAACTGAAGAACTTACTCAGGAGCAACAGGACACTGTCTCAGATCTATCCATGTCGTGGGATCTTccagcagtcacaaaaacaaATAGGAGATGGCTACAGAACAAACTATTGGTCCATGCT GTCATTGGAAGGACCAAGCGTCAAATAAAGCAGCTAAGGAAGGGTCTGAAAGATGTGATGGTATGGCCCTTCCTGATATCTAGACCCGACGTTGTCTCGCTGGTTTTCCCCAGAACAGGTGAAACGCTCTACACTCCCCAG ATGCTCCTTGACAAAATAAATTGGCCTGTTGAggacagtgatgatgatgatgaatttGATGTTGAGACCACATGTCGCATTACTGGTTTTCTGCGCCTGTTCATCGAAACAG CTTCACCAAGGAAACTGGCCGAGCTGCTAAAGTTCTGGGTGGGGTGGGAGGTGCTGCCATGTGAACTCAAAGTGGAGCTGTCCAGAGGATCCTTTCCTACATCCACCACATGCTTTGAAACTTTGAAGCTGCCAGTTCATTTTAAGTCCTACACAGACTTTGAGGCTGCCTTTATGGCTTCCATAAATAGCACACACACTGGATTTGGACTAGTTTAA